The genomic window cgcagaccctcggtctgccacagaaagcaaaggcactcggcccataatccttttaaaattttcaaaatttcaaaacccagcgctcgcccaccgaggccaatcaaccaccctaatgcagatccccatctgccacaaaacacttatttttaattttcacaacCAAACCCCATTTCACtcactcaccccgagcgaggacaccagaaccctaacgcagactcagGGTCTGCCACAGAACGCAGATGCACTTAACCAAAGAATCGTTGGCACAATTATTAATACAATTTTTGCAATATGTGGAGGCTAAGTTGGGCAAAAATGCTCAGGAGCCGCCGGCAACGCGAATCCCGATGCGTTTATTTATGGATTTCAAGCCTGGCGGTGGCCTATGTATCATCTTCAGCACAATGTTTAGATTTCGTGCCGAGCaacgcgaaaaaaaatttgatttttccgTTGGTAAAAATCCACCACGTAAAGATCCAAATATCCAATTGGTGATTGACATTGAACAAGCGTTGGTTGAGGCAAATCTTTATCGTATACATTATATTTACATCAGACCAGAAGTAAGCAAAGATTTAGCACAACGATTACGTGATATACTAATTACCAGACGTGTAGAAATCGTATTCGATGAGGATGAAGCTACTCACATTATATATCCGGTGGTTGATCCTCATCCAGATGAATATGCACGACCAGTTTTTAAGCGCGGAAATCATGTAATGTTGCATTGGTATTATTTTCCTGAATCATACGACTCTTGGGCAGTAAATACTTTTGATTTACCCGAATTCGTCCCCGAAAATCCAGACTCAACTGGAGAACGTTGGCTTGTTTCGGCATCTTGGGTTTTGGATTTGGAGCAATATAATGAATGGATGGTCGAAGAGGATTACGAAGTCGATGAAATGGGCAAAAAGAAAACACATAAACATCGTATGTCTGTTGATGATATGATGTCATTTGGAACGGATGAAAAGAAACGCGTTTCTTCTGGTGTAAGTGGTACTACGACAGGTAAACAAAAGCGACGTCGTTCACCATCACCAAACACTTCGAAACCTGGCAAACGTAAGCGTTCGCCAGCCGTATTGCATAAAAAATTGCGTAACGAAGATGACGATGAAGATTTGACACGTGACATGGATGATCCACCAGCAGAACCGAATGTTCAAGAGGTTGTAAAATCAGCGCCCATGCAGTCAACTGCTAGTCCAGCACCAGGAGGAAAATCACGTGCTGACAATGATATGATACCCATTAAAAGTGGCACTATGACAGATTTAGATGATGAAATGACAGGCGGTAGCGCGGCTCCGGCGCTTTCCACTGGCGATGGTGAAAATTCACAAACTGGTAAAACTAGTGACAACAGTAATACTCAAGAGTTCTCTTCCTCTGCCCAAGAGGATATGGAAGACAATGTTACCGAGCAAACCCATCACATTATTGTACCCTCATATTCGGCTTGGTTTGACTACAACTCTATCCATATTATTGAAAAACGTGCCATGTCGGAATTTTTTAATggcaaaaataaatcaaaacctcCTGAAATTTATATGGCTTATCGTAATTTTATGATTGATACTTACAGATTAAATCCAACTGAATACTTAACCAGCACCGCCTGTCGCAGAAACCTAGCTGGTGATGTATGCGCTATAATGCGTGTACATGCATTCCTGGAACAATGGGGTCTTATAAATTACCAAATCGATGCAGAATTACGTCCAACACCAATGGGTCCACCTCCCACTTCACATTTTCATATATTATCAGATACACCATCTGGTTTGCAATCGTTGAATCCCCAAAAGACGCAACAGCCATCTGCAGCCAAAACTTTGCTTGACTTAGACAAGCCGAAAGTAATTAAAGATGGTAAAGAAGGTTCTGTTGAAGGTGACAAACCAACAccacaacagcagcaacagcTGCCACAGCAGCAAATCAATAATCCACAACAACAGGGCGTATTGCAACAAACTCAACAACAGCAAATGaatatgaaaacaaaaactgCACTGGCCAACATGTTGAATAGTCGCTTGGGTAACAGCAATGGTGGGgcaatacaaatacaacaacagcaacagacgATGGTCGTAGCAGCAGGTGGCACCCCAGTACCAGAACagtcgcttcaacaacaacagcatcccCAGCAAATAATACAACATCAAGTTGTAGTCGCTGGTAATGCCCCACAGTCTGGTATGATATTGCATCACAATCATCAGCAACAGCTGCAATATCAGCAGCGCCAATTAAATATGGATCAAGTGGGTATCACTTCATCTCCTAATGATAGTGCTTTAAACATGATAATGGAACACGAGACCCAGCAAAATCAGTCCCAACTATCACAACAGCTGCCACGCGAAAGAGGTGATAGATCACCACCTGAAATTAGCGATATTGTATCATCTGTGGCGACAATAACGACCAGCACATCCATGGCATATGTAAATACTCCACACGGACTCTTTCCCATGCCATTGGGCAAGTCATCCAAATTGCCGCAAGTATCAAAAGCCAAAGCAAAATTCAAATTCCTTGGAAAATTTATGGCTAAGGCTGTTATGGATAGTCGAATGTTGGATCTACCATTCTCAATACCGTTCTACCGCTGGCTATTGAATGAAGAATATTCAGTTGGTTTAGCCGATTTGGCACGTGTCGCACCCGAAGTGCAAAGTACATTGGTAAGATTACAGGACGTGGTACTTGAACGCGATCAAATATTAAACGAATCGAAACTTGATGCAATGGAAAAGACTGAAAAGATTGAATCGCTGGATTTGGATGGATGCCCCATAGCTGATCTTGGATTGGATTTCGTTTTACCAGGCTATGCAAATATAGAACTATGCCGTGGTGGTCGTGATACGCCAGTAACAATTCACAATCTACATCAGTACATCTCATTGGTGACGTAGTGGTTCCTTGTTGAAGGCGTGCAGAAACAATTTGAGGCGCTACGAGAAGGATTTGACTCGGTTTTCCCGACACAACGTCTGCGTATGTTTTATCCTGAAGAGTTGGAAAATGTTTTTTGTGGTTCTGGTGCTTGCAACTACCAACGATGGGACGTTAAAATGCTTCAAGACTGTTGCCGTACTGACCATGGGTTTACCCAAGATTCCCAGGCGATACAATATCTATATGATATCCTCTCTTCATATAATCGTGACGAGCAGCGTCTTTTTTTACAATTTGTGACCGGCTCACCCCGACTACCGACTGGAGGTTTTAAGTCTTTAACACCACAGCTAACAATTGTGCGCAAAACACTTGATGGTAATCAAAATCCAAACGAATATTTACCATCAGTGATGACAtgtgtaaattatttaaaattgccTGATTATTCAAGTCAGGAAGTGATGCGAGAAAAGCTTAAAGTTGCCGCGAATGAAGGCAGCATGTCGTTCCATTTATCATAAATATTGCAATGTATagcaacaaaatttattaaaaagaacTAAGTGCTTATAATTGGCATAACGAATGATACACACATCTTCAGatgcataaaaatttatttagcgAGCAATTGAGAAATTTGAAGGAGGTgtcaaatatgtataaatacagaCATATACTATATCTTTAATATATCCTTAATTACTGAATTCATTATGAAATTAATTTAACCGAATAatattattttgaatataaaattaaaataaaacagtcAGTGCGATTAACATTAAAATTGCTAGATTAACGCACAAGTAAAATCccatcatacatacatatacatatataaacaggTATATCCAAGTTTTGCGACGAATGTTCTGTAATGACGCAGACTTGTTATCCTATCTCACCCATGTAATTACTATAAAATAAACTCTCTGATCGGCGGCAAATTGCGGTGGCACAAGTTCCCCAGCCTCAATCTACACAATCGCCTCAAGGTGTCATGACACAGGCTGGATTCATACAAGGCCGCCCCAATATGCCGCTGCCACCGCGTCCGCAATTCTACGGACACAATCCGAATTTAAAATTACCACCTGACCTTTTCCTTGTTGGCTGTACATTTATATTGTGGAGTATGATGAAACCGATGCAAATGAATTGCCAATTTGGATGGAGACGATACGGCAATTTGGTGGTGATATTGAACGCGTTTATTGTCAACGCGTTACACATGTGCTCTGTCGTACGCAACGTCATGGGGTGGTGATGCAAGCATTGCGCGACTCCAAACGTTGCATAACAGCATATTGGTTGAGTGATATTTGCTTTAAGAAACAATTACTGCCGCCATGGCAAGCACTTCATCTACCGTTTCCCAGTCAATTTGGATATCAGAAGCCTCTAGATAAACACATAATTTCAACACATGGATTTGAAGGTGAAGAAAGCTTTCGCATACAGCAAATGGTAGAAGAATGTGGTGCCATATACACATCATACTTATCGAAGCATAATACAGTTtttgatttgtaaaaaaaacCCGAAGGTGATAAATACACCGCTGCCAAAGAGTGGAATATACCGATTGTAAATGCAGTTTGGTTGGCAGATATTTGCATTGGTAATCTGAGTGGAATGTCGCAATATGAAAATCAGAAGTATCAGCAATATTCGTTAGCTGCACCATTTAGGATCGATTATCCGTTGGTACCACATTTGATGGCCGCTTGGAAAGCCCCAATAAATCTTACACAAGAAGCGCTAAATGCGCCCAAAATGATTAAATGGACTTACCGTTTTTCGGCTTTCGAATTATTCAATTTTAAGACTGTATGCGAATCAATGATTGACAAAACTTATGCGCTAATATTGGCTGTAGGGCATTCTATTTTCCATCACATGGGTGGCTTTAAGTTAGCGTCAATGACAAAATATATCGCTGAGAAGCTGAAACCTTGCGCACGCACTGAACCACAATTGGTTTTCTTATGCCATGTTTTTGGCCCATTTTTACAGCGTATCGACTTGGAGCAACCCAACACGGTAGCTCAGGCATCTTCAAATTTCGGATCTGTGATTAAATAAACGAAGAAATCTCTTGTCAAAAGGTTTTACCTTGAAAGATATCGCAAATATCACACTGGTGTGATCGGAAAGCGAGATAAATTTACACCACAGCAGGAACACGTCTACTCAATTAAAAAATTAGCAAGCGATTGTACTACggccacgcgccgtagtaaaaaTAATGAAACAACGGAAAAATTCTTTCGAttagtcccgtttgtttcaattctgagaaatttacattctatacacgggtgtgtatgaatgtgcacaattttttttgtctttgcggctGGTAAATATCTACCAGTGCATGGACTTTTGTAAAGGCAAAATGTTGGGGCACTGAAAATGGTAGTAGAAGTTTCGTGAAAACGATAACTACGGTTTATATTGGTaccaaaaaattcccaatttaTCGTAAAACCAACAAATCACAAATAAATCACATCCCAAAACGTCTACCTACCACAACCATTTTCCAAGGTACCAAAATTACTGCCGCCAAATAACCAAGGTCAGCTTgctatcgtttacgtaaaactttttattttccttcaaattattcacaaaaaaaaacaaaaaaaaaaaaactgagaaaaatagcgcagaaaatattcgcgtactcagtcATTATATTTCTccactcaaaaatttatttcctgtttaagttcttcacaaattttttcaaaatttattgatttgatcAGTATCGCCCCCTAATGGtagttgggtgggctctgcaattcaatactttaaaattatcgcagtatacagtatacgttttcagtgcgaaaatactgaaatattggtagaatctaggTTTTGGTAGcggtagtagtagaaaatgaaaaatgggccaAAAAGGTATgtcaaactaccaatgcggtaaagtatgggcactgactgcccatatacttataccaacgtatgtacatacatgccgagttttaaatctacattatattagggatgcataaaatgatgcaaacgggtaccgaagaacccgttttcgaaaaatcggtaccggagccaaatacccttcgggaaccgtgccatttgctaaaggccatcaattaaaCCGGACTAGAAGCGTACTTGGGAAAAAATTGAATAAACAACTCTCATAAATTaccgaaaggtaatacaaaaagagaaaaatgacacattctacaaatgattctcctcatccaaaacgaacatttttttatttttttctttacatcgcatacaattttgctgtccaaacattttttttgtggcgggcagggaagttgttgggttttagcaccaacaacacaaataacagcgactcaaaagaacccacgctatacactttctacccggttcggcaccagaatgtgtgaaccgaaaatcgtaaatgctcattttctgcagcactagtgtgcacgtggccaactaaaacgctgccgggtgacacaaaataaacaaagtaaggcactaaagacccaggcacataacgtgggttgaaagaggccatgcacatgatgtgcgccaaatacaaatatttttatactgctaCAGATGTTTGCCCCCTACGCAAGCGCTACTAAAATATCCCAAATCTCaacaatacaattagggaccactcgcccctgcactttgacaatgacccgacccattgaaacctatttcactcctttcagaaaaatgggtcgttttgccgctttaaaacgtaatgctgccacgaacgcagcgcgttattcgtcggaatgccgagtgtgtcttgagcgacaccctatccgcttgtgcccagcctttcgggcgaaaagaccagaagagcgcctctacgtaaccattcgcgaaagctactgcggaaattgtctggcacctgatcaccgctctaacgcgtgcccgagccaagggcgatgcaaacggtgcggcgagaagcaccacacgatgctgcacatcgcctcgatcgacgaagaggagcagctattacaagaagcccgctccaagccatggagcgtccaagtggaagaggagctagattcaccccgagagcggatagacgactccatatcgttatatgcgtcggacgctggaacggagactggacctcttcgtccacaccaaaaccgagatgccagccgaaccggagcggagacgcggtctcttcgcccgaccataccatctacagccaaatcatttcgaccacttctgcagcacgagaggaagcggctccaacaagggacagcgacagcacagcgccatacatataacggccgagcggagacccggtctcttcgccggcaacccaggaacccccaacggagacgacatccgcgcgaccgcagagcggagacaaggcctcttcgcctgcatcaacgacatcagccacaagatcgcagccacggaggcaacacgctgcagctcaccaccgtgtccgccttccggtcagggcttgtagcccagcattcagcagccaccgccaccatgataccaacggtagcgatcacacccaccgcggtcgtgaagatagaagctggggggcggctacacctcgtccgtgccttgattgacggatgctcccccaccaccgttATCGCAGATGAGCTAGCccgggagctccaactccctaccagcaccattggcggacaagcaggatgcctactacgcatacgaggaagacacggccaaaataaacgaattgcaacccatgcggcggtcgtgtccaattttcggcgaatggcccccacgaccagcgtcgacagcgccatcgcatccccgtacgcacatctccgtctggcggatctaCAGTTTTATTCATctgccccgatccgcctcgtactagggacagacgtatatgccgaaataatgctaccagggattctgcccaccacgtttggccctttgctggctcagagtaccatcttcggttgggtactctcgggcacaaccaaggcctaacatgaaaatgttcggtaacgaccgaaatccatgaatttttacactttttttattttttattgaattcacaatggaggtgtgcgtttaaaatcttgtatcattacaataagttctttttttttgaattttcttcatacaaaattcacaagcatagaatttccaatgaattggtaataaacggcaagaaatatgaacacgtatatcttcttacttcttttcgcaatccctagctctaggcaaacctggctcacgccttacaccataacgggaaaattggtgaatgaccgaggcagcagcaaccaagctcccaccattttgcgtgccgccaagccggcggactgtccggcattatgttaagttagatataattaattataagttttttattttttttctcttcttcacggtcggtgatccttgacggactgtgatgttgcgtaccgcaaggggggcggcatgtttaggcccaatgcctaacttttatctgattgacggcgcccctccctaacgttttaataatatttccagccacccacactcacgccgcatttgtgtgcatgcatgcacatgcatgcgtttcatacgcatgcacgtgtgtgtgcgggttgtcagcacccatgcacgtatatgtgggggctgttgtgtgtgtggctttttttcccctccttaataccagaggactttttcgcggcttagcggttgtcctcaacgggataaccggtctctttttcgatcgaccgccaaccagcacacatctcaaggatcaccatcgtcacttaaagcgccaaggtaatattgtatcaacACTGTATATCTTATATTGCATCACTCTAAATTaaagtattattttataacgaggaattcctcctgtgtttttatttatttcttttgagcgaaccatccactccaagatcgacccgtgtgcgcctacccactgccggttccagacgcacccaggccgaacaaaaacatttatttgaagcaattttttaattttataatttatttaataataaactatcgtaggggtgcgagttcgactcccactcccgggagaaaaggctttgaagagatttacaaggtataatcgaaacagctgtcgccttgtccgtcctgatgtcacgttgtttaaatttttcccaaattattaaataaattataaaattaaaaaattgcttcaaataaatgttttcatacatttaaaaaaagcaatatgggcaatccccgattattaaaaatcatacaaacagacaaaattggttaattcgttgtagttctataaatagaacgaaaaacagcaacaaaaccaaagtttctttgaaaaccgccgtaccaagcatagctttaacacataattgcatacgaagtatgcaatgtgtaaaagattaaaatatgcaaaaagaaggcaattgggaaagacttcacaacaggcatgacgtagctgaatgcgtttacaaccatttcaactatcgtaggggtgcgagttcgactccctttcccgggagaaaaggctttgaagagatttacaaggtataatcgaaacagctgtcgccttgtccgtcctgatgtcacgttgtttaaatttttcccaaattattaaataaattataaaattaaaaaattgcttcaaataaatgttttcatacatttaaaaaaagcaatatgggcaatccccgattattaaaaatcatacaaacagacaaaattggttaattcgttgtagttctataaatagaacgaaaaacagcaacaaaaccaaagtttctttgaaaaccgccgtaccaagcatagctttaacacataattgcatacgaagtatgcaatgtgtaaaagattaaaatatgcaaaaagaaggcaattgggaaagacttcacaacaggcatgacgtagctgaatgcgtttacaaccatttcaactatcgtaggggtgcgagttcgactcccactcccgggagaaaaggctttgaagagatttacaaggtataatcgaaacagctgtcgccttgtccgtcctgatgtcacgttgtttaaatttttcccaaattattaaataaattataaaattaaaaaattgcttcaaataaatgttttcatacatttaaaaaaagcaatatgggcaatccccgattattaaaaatcatacaaacagacaaaattggttaattcgttgtagttctataaatagaacgaaaaacagcaacaaaaccaaagtttctttgaaaaccgccgtaccaagcatagctttaacacataattgcatacgaagtatgcaatgtgtaaaagattaaaatatgcaaaaagaaggcaattgggaaagacttcacaacaggcatgacgtagctgaatgcgtttacaaccatttcaactatcgtaggggtgcgagttcgactccctttcccgggagaaaaggctttgaagagatttacaaggtataatcgaaacagctgtcgccttgtccgtcctgatgtcacgttgtttaaatttttcccaaattattaaataaattataaaattaaaaaattgcttcaaataaatgttttcatacatttaaaaaaagcaatatgggcaatccccgattattaaaaatcttacaaacagacaaaattggttaattcgttgtagttctataaatagaacgaaaaacagcaacaaaaccaaagtttctttgaaaaccgccgtaccaagcatagctttaacacataattgcatacgaagtatgcaatgtgtaaaagattaaaatatgcaaaaagaaggcaattgggaaagacttcacaacaggcatgacgtagctgaatgcgtttacaaccatttcaactatcgtaggggtgcgagttcgactcccactcccgggagaaaaggctttgaagagatttacaaggtataatcgaaacagctgtcgccttgtccgtcctgatgtcacgttgtttaaatttttcccaaattattaaataaattataaaattaaaaaattgcttcaaataaatgttttcatacatttaaaaaaagcaatatgggcaatccccgattattaaaaatcataaaaacagacaaaattggttaattcgttgtagttctataaatagaacgaaaaaaagcaacaaaaccaaagtttctttgaaaaccgccgtaccaagcatagctttaacacataattgcatacgaagtatgcaatgtgtaaaagattaaaatatgcaaaaagaaggcaattgggaaagacttcacaacaggcatgacgtagctgaatgcgtttacaaccatttcaactatcgtaggggtgcgagttcgactcccactcccgggagaaaaggctttgaagagatttacaaggtataatcgaaacagctgtcgccttgtccgtcctgatgtcacgttgtttaaatttttcccaaattattaaataaattataaaattaaaaaattgcttcaaataaatgttttcatacatttaaaaaaagcaatatgggcaatccccgattattaaaaatcataaaaattaacgaaatcggatgacgaacacgcccacttaaaaaaaaattttttttttttaagtcaaattttaacaaacaatttaagatctttacagtataaaagtaaattatgtcaacattcgactccagtaatgatatggtgcaaaaaaatacaaagataaaaggtaatttcaaaatgggcgtaactccgccctttttcatttaattcgtctagaatacttttaatgccataagtcgaacaaaaatttaccaatatttgtgaaatttggtaggggcatagattctatgacgataattgttttctgtgaaaatgggcgaaatcggttgaagccacgccctgtttttatacacaatcgaccgtctgtccttgcgctcggccgttaacacgataacttgcgcaaaaaacgatacatcttaactaaacttagttcacgtacttatctgaagtcactttatcttggtataaaatatggccaaaatccgactatgaccacgcccacttttcctatatcgaaaattacgaaaaattaaaaaaattacataattctgtaccaaatatgaaaaaagagatgaaacggggtaattggattgatttattgatgcaaaatataactttgtaaaatgggtgtgacatctaccatattaagtagaagaaaatgaaaaagttctgcagggcgaaataaaaaacccttaaaatcttggcaggaatactgttcgtgttatgacatatataaataaattagcggtaccggacagaagatgttctgtgtcaccctggtgcacattttggtcgatatctcgaaaacgccttcacatatacaactaagggctactcccttttaaaaccctcattaatacttttaaattgatacccatatcgtacaaacacattctagagtcacccctagtccacccctagccttccttacttgttttattttcaactttatagtctttatttaattgcctattatttctcattctatttagttcatttagtgactcattattacaaggactctttcctgacaatttgttacaatctaagtcctcaatacataatccttctaaagactttattcgactctgcgccaagtatgcttgtccctcctcgaactcaaaaatagtttgatgtcacttctaccggactgtatgtaatatttgttccaaatacgagcaaaatcggacatcataggtcgctttctattcatgtatgtattatgtgttccaaatatggcccaaatcggaccacaaatacgatttttttaatatctcgatccttgcgccacctaggagCGATTTCTTcc from Eurosta solidaginis isolate ZX-2024a chromosome 3, ASM4086904v1, whole genome shotgun sequence includes these protein-coding regions:
- the LOC137243559 gene encoding LOW QUALITY PROTEIN: uncharacterized protein (The sequence of the model RefSeq protein was modified relative to this genomic sequence to represent the inferred CDS: substituted 1 base at 1 genomic stop codon), with product MHLTKESLAQLLIQFLQYVEAKLGKNAQEPPATRIPMRLFMDFKPGGGLCIIFSTMFRFRAEQREKKFDFSVGKNPPRKDPNIQLVIDIEQALVEANLYRIHYIYIRPEVSKDLAQRLRDILITRRVEIVFDEDEATHIIYPVVDPHPDEYARPVFKRGNHVMLHWYYFPESYDSWAVNTFDLPEFVPENPDSTGERWLVSASWVLDLEQYNEWMVEEDYEVDEMGKKKTHKHRMSVDDMMSFGTDEKKRVSSGVSGTTTGKQKRRRSPSPNTSKPGKRKRSPAVLHKKLRNEDDDEDLTRDMDDPPAEPNVQEVVKSAPMQSTASPAPGGKSRADNDMIPIKSGTMTDLDDEMTGGSAAPALSTGDGENSQTGKTSDNSNTQEFSSSAQEDMEDNVTEQTHHIIVPSYSAWFDYNSIHIIEKRAMSEFFNGKNKSKPPEIYMAYRNFMIDTYRLNPTEYLTSTACRRNLAGDVCAIMRVHAFLEQWGLINYQIDAELRPTPMGPPPTSHFHILSDTPSGLQSLNPQKTQQPSAAKTLLDLDKPKVIKDGKEGSVEGDKPTPQQQQQLPQQQINNPQQQGVLQQTQQQQMNMKTKTALANMLNSRLGNSNGGAIQIQQQQQTMVVAAGGTPVPEQSLQQQQHPQQIIQHQVVVAGNAPQSGMILHHNHQQQLQYQQRQLNMDQVGITSSPNDSALNMIMEHETQQNQSQLSQQLPRERGDRSPPEISDIVSSVATITTSTSMAYVNTPHGLFPMPLGKSSKLPQVSKAKAKFKFLGKFMAKAVMDSRMLDLPFSIPFYRWLLNEEYSVGLADLARVAPEVQSTLVRLQDVVLERDQILNESKLDAMEKTEKIESLDLDGCPIADLGLDFVLPGYANIELCRGGRDTPVTIHNLHQYISLVTXWFLVEGVQKQFEALREGFDSVFPTQRLRMFYPEELENVFCGSGACNYQRWDVKMLQDCCRTDHGFTQDSQAIQYLYDILSSYNRDEQRLFLQFVTGSPRLPTGGFKSLTPQLTIVRKTLDGNQNPNEYLPSVMTCVNYLKLPDYSSQEVMREKLKVAANEGSMSFHLS